In the genome of Notamacropus eugenii isolate mMacEug1 chromosome 5, mMacEug1.pri_v2, whole genome shotgun sequence, one region contains:
- the LOC140506539 gene encoding cystatin-A5-like, with protein sequence MATEVMTGGFSDPQPATPEIQTIVCQVKPQFEKMTDEKYGCFQAVIYRAQVVAGMNYLVKVHLGNDSYAHLKIFVPLPVINQPPILTAYQIPKTKDDPLIPF encoded by the exons ATGGCCACCGAAGTGATGACTGGAGGCTTCAGTGATCCTCAACCTGCAACTCCAGAAATCCAGACGATAGTTTGTCAG GTAAAGCCACAGTTTGAAAAAATGACCGATGAAAAGTATGGCTGCTTCCAGGCTGTAATCTACAGAGCACAAGTGGTTGCAGGGATGAATTATTTGGTAAAG GTACATCTGGGGAATGATAGCTATGCACATTTGAAGATATTTGTACCGCTTCCTGTCATAAATCAGCCACCGATACTGACAGCCTACCAAATTCCGAAAACCAAGGATGATCCCTTGATCCCCTTTTGA